In a genomic window of Quercus lobata isolate SW786 chromosome 4, ValleyOak3.0 Primary Assembly, whole genome shotgun sequence:
- the LOC115986010 gene encoding secreted RxLR effector protein 161-like gives MSPNVKLTVDLLGKSVDPTLYRSMIGSLLYLTASGPDISCSVGVCTRYQANPKESHITVLKRIIKYVKSTSNSGVWYDKDTNDVLVGYSNVDWAGNADDPNSTSRGCFYLGNNLISWMSKKQNSISLSTAEAKYIAVGSCRT, from the coding sequence ATGAGCCCAAATGTAAAACTCACTGTTGACTTGTTAGGAAAAAGTGTTGATCCCACTCtctatagaagcatgataggcaGCCTCCTTTACCTTACTGCTAGTGGACCTGACATTAGTTGCAGTGTAGGAGTGTGTACTAGATATCAGGCTAATCCTAAAGAATCTCACATTACTGTGTTGAAGCGTATTATCAAATACGTTAAGTCCACTAGTAATTCTGGAGTTTGGTATGATAAGGACACTAATGATGTGTTAGTTGGATACTCTAATGTGGACTGGGCTGGTAATGCTGATGATCCTAATAGCACCTCCAGAGGGTGTTTCTACTTAGGTAATAATCTTATTTCatggatgagtaaaaagcagAATTCCATCTCTCTCTCCACTGCTGAGGCAAAATACATTGCTGTTGGTAGTTGCCGCACTTAA